The following is a genomic window from Campylobacter lari subsp. lari.
CAAAAGAAGAAATTATTAAAAATTTACCTTCTTATTTGCAAAGTCAATTTATCGCAGCCCATCCTATGGCAGGAACTGAAAATAGTGGTCCAAATGCAGCTATAAAAGATTTATATAAAAATGCAGTTTGTGTTTTGTGTGATGTGCAAAATGCTGACCATATCCATCAAAAAAGAGCTATAGAAATTTTTTCAGATTTAGGAATGAAGCTTGTGTTTATGGATAGTATTTCGCATGATCATCATGCTTCTATTATTTCACATTTACCACATGTGATTAGTTTTTCTTTGGCAAATTTTGTGATGAAAGAAGAAAATAAAAAAAATATAGCTCACTTAGGTGGACCTTCTTTTAAAGATATGTGTAGGATTGCTAAGTCAAACCCTCAAATGTGGAGTGGTATTTTTGAGCAAAATAAACAAAATTTATTAAATTCTATTGATTTATTTCAAAAAGAATTACAAGAATGTAAAAAAATGATAGAAAAATGTGATGTAAATGAGCTTGAGACTTGGATTAAAAGTGCAAATAAACTAAGAGAAATTTTATAAAACTTTTTATAATTTACTCTTAATTTGCTAAAGAATAATATATTTTTAAAAATATAGATTGAAAGTGGAAATATGGTTTTTGCGCGTAAAAGATCAAATAAAAAGTGGATTTTTGTAGTTTTTTTAATACTTTTAGCCTTTGTGGTGTTTGTTTTAAATACAAAGCTGTTTGAAAAAAATCCTCCGTTGATTCAAACAAAATCAGATGTAATTTATAGTAATCTAACAGACCCTATATCTATAGAAATAAGCGATGAAAGTGTTTTAAAAGATGTTAAAGTCACGCTATTTAAAGCAAATGAATTAAATGGAGAAATGCTTGTTAATGAGCATGTTAAGGGCAATCAAAAAAGCATTCATTTTGATTTAAAATTACCAAAACCAGCTTATAAAGAAAAAGTCGATTCGTATAAACTTGTAATAGAAGCAAGTGATAGTAGTTTTTGGAATTTCTTTTTAGGAAATCAAGCGCTTAAAGAAGTAAAAGTTATCATTGATACCAAAAATCCATTTGTAGAAATTTTAGATAATTCTTACCAAATCGAGCAAGGTGGAGTAGGTAGTGTGGTATTTAAAGCAAATGATGAGAATTTACAAGAAGTTTATATCACAACCGATAAAGATAAAATTTTTAAAGCAACTCCTTATGTGAAAGAAGGGTATTATGCTGCTTTAATTCCTTGGGAGGCAACTGATGAGCATTTTAGAGCTTATGTAGTGGCAGTAGATAAAGCAGGTAATGTAAACAAACAAAGAATTAGATATTATTTTACTAATAAAAAATACCGTGTATCAAATATAAAAGTAAGTGATAGATTTTTAGATGGCAAGATTGAATTTTTAGCACAAAAATATGCTCCAAAAGATAGAGAATTAAGCAGGCTTGAAAAATTTAAATTTGTTAATGAAGATTTAAGAGCTTCTAATGAAGTTATCATTCATGATATTACAAGTAAAGTTCCTGATACTATGATTAATAATTTTAAAGTTAATCTTTTCAAGCCTTTAAAAAATGGCCAAAAAGTAGCTGATTATGCTGATCATAGATTTTATTCTTATAATAATCAAGCATTTAGTAGCTCTTATCATATGGGGCTTGATTTAGCAAGCATAAAAGAAGCACCTATCATTAGTAATAACGATGGTGAAGTGGTATTTGTGCAAGAAAATGGAATTTATGGATTAAATGTTATAATCTATCATGGTTTTGGGATTTACACTCTTTATGGACACTGTACTAATTCAGATATGAATGTAGGCGATAGGGTAAAAGCAGGCGATGTTATAGGTACTACAGGTACTACAGGCTTAGCACTTGGAGATCATGTGCATTTTGGTGTTTTAGTGCAAGGGGTTGAAGTGCGTCCTGAGCAATGGCAAGATGCAAAATGGATAAAAGAAAATATCTATAATATATTAGAGTCAAGCAAAAAAAGAATTTTGAGTGAATAAAAATGAATCAAACAACAATAGCAAAAGAAGTTAAAGGTATTGGCATAGGTTTGCATAAGGGCGAGCCTATTAGTATAAAATTAGAGCCATTAGAAGCTGGTAGCGGCATAGTGTTTTACAGAAGCGATTTAGGAATTTCTTATGAGGCAAAACCTGAAAATGTCATCGATACACAAATGGCTACTGTAATAGGCGATCATAGGGGTTATGTTTCCACAATAGAGCATTTAATGAGTGCGATTAATGCTTATGGTATTGACAATGTGCGTATAGTTTTAGATGCTAATGAAGCTCCTGTAATGGATGGTAGTAGCATAGGCTTTTGTATGATGCTTGAAGAAGCAGGTATAAAAGAGCTTGATGTGGCTAAAAAAATTTTAGTGATTAAAAAAAGTGTAGAAGTAAAAGAAGGTAATAAATTTGTACGTTTAAGCCCTACGGATATGCCTATTATAAACTATACAATCGAATTTGATAATCCTATTATAGGTAAGCAAAATTATTGTTTTGAATTTAGCAAGCAAAACTACATAGAGCAAATAGCAAGAGCAAGAACCTTTGGCTTTTTAAAGGATGTTCAAGCTTTAAGAGCTATGAATTTAGGTCTTGGTGGAAGCTTAGAAAACGCTGTTGTGATTGATGATAATCGTATTTTAAATCCTGAAGGTTTGCGTTTCAAAGATGAATTTGTACGCCATAAAATTTTAGATGCTATCGGGGATTTAACCTTGCTTGGATGTAGAGTTTTTGGAGATTATACTTCTTATGCAGGTTCGCACAAGCTTAATCATCTTTTAACCAAAGAACTTTTAAAAGATCCTAGTGCGTATGAAGTGGTAAGTTTAGAAAAAAGTACATATAAAGTTTATGAAAAGGTTTTTGCATAAAAAAGGTTACTTTGCTTTTAAATGCCATAGCAAAACCTTTGATGCTTGGTATTTATGAAAATGATGTATTGATAAAAACCATTGAGAGTGATTTAAAAGTTAGTGAGGTTTTGCCAAAAATATTGCAAGATTTACTTTTACAATATGAGCTTGAAAAGCTTATTTATGCGCATGGACCAGGCTCTTACATGGGCATAAAGATTTCTTATGTTTCTTTTAAAACCCTAGCTATAGTTAAAAATATACCCTTAAAAGCTATTAGTGCTTTTGAGCTAAATAATAACACTCCTATAGCTGCTAATAAGCATTTGTGTTTTGTAAAAAAAGATGATGATGAGATTGTCTTAGAAAAGACACAAGCTGGAAGTTTTTTTATGCCCCAAAGTTTAAAAGGTTTAAATTTCAGTCAAGAAAATACACCTTTTTATGTTTTAGATGCGATTAATTAAGGTAAAAAATGAAGATTTTAGTTCCTGCAACAAGTGCAAATTTAGGTCCTGGTTTTGATTGTTTGGGTTTGAGTTTAAAATATTTTAATCAAACCGTAGTTGAAAAATCTAAATTTTTTAGCATTAGCATACATGGAGAAGGTGAAAATAATATCTATCTTAAAAAAAATAATAGTTTTGTTAATATTTTTTATGAAATTTATCAAAGACTTAGTGGTAAAAAAGATAATTTCCGCTTTGTTTTTCAAAATAATATCCCTTTAGCTAGAGGCATGGGAAGCTCTTCTGCTGTCATAATTGGAGCCATTGCTTGTGCTTATGAATTAAGTGGGTTTAAAGCGGATAAAAATACCATTTTAAATGAAGCTTTAAAATATGAAAACCATCCAGATAACATAGCCCCAGCAGCACTTGGGGGTTTTGTATGTGCATTAACTCATAATGAAAAAGTTCTAGCTATAAAAAAAGAAGTGGATAAAGACTTACAAGCTGTTATAACCATACCAAATGTAGCGATGAATACTCAAAAATCAAGAGCAGTTTTAGCTAAAAAAATCAACCTAGAAGATGGTGTTTTTAATCTTTGTCATGCTTCATTTTTAACTGCTTGTTTTTTAGAGAAAAAATATGATTTATTAAAATATGCAAGTTTAGATAAACTTCATCAAAATCAAAGAATGAAGCTTTTGCCCGAGCTTTTTGAGGTGCAAAAGCTAGCTTTAGATAATAATGCTTTTATGAGTACACTTTCAGGCTCAGGTTCGAGTTTTTTTACTCTTGCTTATAAAGATGATGCTAAAAAAATCAAAGAAAAAATCAAAAATAAATTTGCTAAATTTAGAGTCGAGCTTTTAGAATTTGATGATGAGGGCTTTAAAATTTGCTAAAAATTCCAAAAAAAAGATATAATTTTGAAAAATCATATACCCATTAGAATGTGCATTGTTTGCAAAGGCCGTTATGAAAAGCAAAGTTTGCATCAATTCCAAATAAAAAATTCTCAAATTATCACTAAAGTGGAATTTGGCAGGAGTTTGTATATTTGTAATTCATGTTTTGATAAAGATGAAAAAACATTGCAAAGGGCTTTTATGAGAGCTTGCAAAGGCAATTTTCATGGTAATATAAATCAGCAGGATTTAAAGGAGATATTTTTTAATGGCAGATGTAAAGATTAGCGAGATTGCTCAAGAGTTAGGATATACAAGTAAAGAAATTATAGAAAAAGCCAATGAAATGGGCTTAGAAGATATCAAATCCCCTAACAAAAAAGTATCTTCTGAAATCGCAGAAGCGATTTATCAATATGTTCAATCTGGTGAAATACTAGATGTGGTAAAAAAAGTAGCCAAGCCTAAAAAAGAAAGTACGGCAAAAAAAACTACTAAAAAAGATGAAGTAAAAAAAGAAGAGAAAAAAACTACTACTAAAAAAGAAAGTAAAAACCCTGCTAAAGCAGTGAGTGAAAAAAAAGATGAAGTAAAAAAAGAAGAAAAACAACCTGAAAATCCTATAAAAAATGAAGTATTAGAAGAGAAAAAAGAAGAAATTAAACTCGATGAAAAGCTAGGTTCTAATTTAAATTTAGCCAAAAGAAGAGGCTTGGTCATCGTTAAAAAGAAAAAAGAAGAAAGCAAAGAAATTCAAATAAACAAAGAAGAAAAACTTAGTACACAAACTACTCAAGGTTTAAGTCTTAGTATGATTTTTTCAAATTCAGATGAGAATTTAAAAAGAAAGAAAAAAGAAAAGAAAAATCATCCTGTAGCAAGCAAAAAAGAAAGCACTACTAAAATGGATCTTTTGGGAGATAAAGACTTTGCTGATATTTCTTTAGAAGATGATGATATGGTGGTTTTACCTGATTTTAGTGTAAAAGAAAATAAACCAGCACAACCAGCAAATAAAAAACAACCAAATATCTTAAAGCAATCTTTAAATAATTCTATCAATCCATTTGGCGAGGGTGGTATACAAAGAAGAAGTCGTAAAAAACCACCTAAAAAGGTAGAAAAAAAAGAAAGCGAAGCGATCACAAGTGTAAGTATACCTAAAGAAATTCGTGTGTATGAATTTGCTGAAAAACTTGGTAAAAACACCGGAGAAGTTATCTCTAAACTTTTCATGCTTGGTATGATGACGACTAAAAATGACTTTTTAGATGAGGATGCTATAGAAATTCTTGCTGCTGAATTTGGAGTGGAGATTAATATCATCGATGAAGCTGATGAGTTTGATTATGTAAAAGATTATGATGAAAATCAAACAGAAGAAAATTTAAGCCAAAGAGCTCCGGTTATCACTATCATGGGGCATGTGGATCATGGTAAGACTTCTTTGCTTGATTATATAAGAAAATCACGTATTGCAAGTGGTGAAGCGGGTGGGATCACTCAGCATGTTGGTGCATATATGGTAGAAAAAAATGGTAGAAAAATCACTTTTATCGATACTCCAGGCCATGAGGCATTTACTGCTATGCGTGCAAGAGGTGCCAGTATAACGGATATTGTTATTATCGTAGTAGCCGCAGATGATGGGGTAAAACCACAAACTAAAGAAGCGATCAATCACGCAAAAGCAGCTAATGTGCCTATAATCATAGCAATTAATAAAATGGATAAAGAAAATGCAAATCCAGATATGGTAAAAACTCAATTAGCTGAAATGGAAATCATGCCAGTAGAATGGGGCGGAAGCCATGAGTTTGTGCCAGTTTCAGCTAAAAAGGGTGATGGTGTAGAGGATTTACTTGAGATTGTATTATTACAGGCTGATATTTTAGAGCTTAAAGCAAATCCAAAAGCCCATGCTAAAGCAAGTATTATAGAATCTTCAGTGCAAAAAGGTAGAGGTCCTGTGGCCACTATCATCGTGCAAAATGGTACTTTAAGAGTGGGAAATACTGTTGTAGCAGGGGAAGCTTATGGTAAAGTGCGTGCTATGAGTGATGATCAAGGCAAAGCTTTAAAAGAAATAGGCCCAGGCGAGTGCGGGGTGATTATAGGTCTTAGTGAAGTAGCTGATGCAGGAGAAACGCTAATAGCTGTAGAAAGCGATAAGCAAGCAAGAGAATACGCTAATAAACGCCATGAATACAACCGCCAAAAAGAACTAAGCAAATCCACTAAAGTAAGCATAGATGAGCTTGGTGCTAAAATCAAAGAAGGTAATTTAAAAGCCCTTCCTGTAATCTTAAAAGCAGATGTGCAAGGTTCACTTGAAGCGATTAAGGCTAGTTTAGAAAAACTTAAAAACGATGAGATTAAGGTTAATATCATCCATAGTGGGGTAGGTGGTATTACTCAAAGTGATATAGAGCTTGCAAGTGCTAGTGAAAACTCTATCGTTTTAGGTTTTAATATACGCCCAACCGGTGAGATCAAAGAACGCGCTAAAGATAAAGGCGTAGAGATAAAAACTTATAATGTTATTTATAACTTGCTTGATGATGTAAAAGCCTTGCTAGGTGGTATGATGAGTCCTATCATCTCTGAAGAGCAACTTGGTCAAGCTGAAATTCGCCAAGTGATTAATGTGCCAAAATTAGGACAAATCGCAGGTTGTATGGTAACAGAAGGCACGATCAATCGTGGTGCGAAAATCAGGCTCATTAGAGATGGGGTTGTGGTATTTGAAGGTAATGTAAGCTCACTTAAACGCTTTAAAGATGATGTAAGAGAAGTTGCAAAAGGCTATGAATGCGGTGTAGGCATAGAAGGTTGCAATGATATGAGAGTGGGAGATTATATAGAAAGTTACAAAGAAGTTGAGGAACAAGTAAGCTTATGAACCCAGCTGAAATCAAAAAGCTACGCACAGAAAGCATTTTAAAAGAGCTTATTCCTGAAGCTTTGGCAAATTTAGACAACGAAGCTTTAAAAAATTTGTGCGTAGTGGATGTAGAGTGTAAAAAAGGCAGATATGATGCTTTTGTGTATTTAGATAAGATGTTTTTCAACACTCAAGAGCAAGAAAAAATACTAAATCAACTAAAAAAAGCCGCCCGTGCTTTGCAAAATTATTGTATGAGTGAGCAAGGTTGGTATAGATGTCCGAATTTTCACTTTAAATTTGATGATAGATTAGAATATCAAAATCACATGGATGCACTTTTTGAAAAGATAAAAAAGGAACAAAATGAATCTTGAAGCACTTTGTAAAGAAGCAGGGCTTAGCTTTTATGATGATGAGCTAGTAAGTGAAAATGGTAAAAAAATTTATAGAGTTTATGTGCAAAAAGAAGGTGGGGTAAATCTTGATGATTGTGCTAGGCTTAGTGAGATTTTATCGCCTATTTTTGATGTAGAGCCACCTGTGAGCGGGGAGTATTTTTTAGAAGTATCAAGCTGTGGGCTTGAAAGAAAACTTAGCAAAATTGAGCATTTTGTAAAAAGCATTAATGAACTCGTAAAAATCACAACTAGTGAAAAAGAAAAAATCGAAGCAAAAATCATCTCTATAGATGATGAAAATATCACTTTAGAAAATCTAAAAACTCAAGAAAAAACTACTTTGAAATTTAGCGATATAAGAAAAGCTAGAACTTTTGTGCAGTGGTAGAATTATAAATTTAAATTGTGTTTTATAATTTTAGCTTATAAAATTGATTTTTAAGTATCGAAATAATTTTAATTAAGGATTAGTAACGACTGCAAAAGAGTTAGGTTTAGAATTAAAAAATATGTATGAAAATGCACCTAAGGGAAATAAAGTTACTTATATTCATTATTTTGGCATTAAATTTGCAGAAGAAATTAGAAAAAATAGTCTCAATGAAATTGTTAAATATGCAAATATATCTAAAAGCTATGTAGCTGAAATAGCAAAGGCTATTTCTTTAGCTGATGTGTTAAATCAAAATAATATAATTCAATATAATCACAATAGTTATAAAAATAAAGAAAATCAAAATTTACCTTTAAATCAAATTCTTTATGGGTCTCCAGGGACAGGAAAAACTTATCATACATAGATAAGGCTTTAGAAATTTTAGATGAAAATTTAGTAGGTAGAGATGAGAAAAAATATGGCATATCGCAAAGTGATTTATATCAAATGTTTGCTTATGCAAATAAATACGAGATAAAGGAAATTTATCTCATTTATCCTCTATGTGAGAGAACTTTTGACTTAAGAGGGAAATTAAAAACCAAAGATATTAAGTTTTTAGCGCAAGGTTTTTTAAAAGCTTGCGATGAACATGTAAAGTTTAAGGTATTTTTCGCACCTTTACTTTTTAAAACAAGTAATCTTGATCTAGTTTCCATTTTTGTGCAATGCTTTTGTCAAGTTTATGGCAGTTTCTAAACATTTTATGCATATAATCAACTTTACTTGTATCCCAATTAGATAAGTCTTGGTTAAAATTAACGCAATTTTCAAACATAAAATCCATATTTTTTA
Proteins encoded in this region:
- a CDS encoding DUF448 domain-containing protein; protein product: MCIVCKGRYEKQSLHQFQIKNSQIITKVEFGRSLYICNSCFDKDEKTLQRAFMRACKGNFHGNINQQDLKEIFFNGRCKD
- the thrB gene encoding homoserine kinase codes for the protein MKILVPATSANLGPGFDCLGLSLKYFNQTVVEKSKFFSISIHGEGENNIYLKKNNSFVNIFYEIYQRLSGKKDNFRFVFQNNIPLARGMGSSSAVIIGAIACAYELSGFKADKNTILNEALKYENHPDNIAPAALGGFVCALTHNEKVLAIKKEVDKDLQAVITIPNVAMNTQKSRAVLAKKINLEDGVFNLCHASFLTACFLEKKYDLLKYASLDKLHQNQRMKLLPELFEVQKLALDNNAFMSTLSGSGSSFFTLAYKDDAKKIKEKIKNKFAKFRVELLEFDDEGFKIC
- the infB gene encoding translation initiation factor IF-2 encodes the protein MADVKISEIAQELGYTSKEIIEKANEMGLEDIKSPNKKVSSEIAEAIYQYVQSGEILDVVKKVAKPKKESTAKKTTKKDEVKKEEKKTTTKKESKNPAKAVSEKKDEVKKEEKQPENPIKNEVLEEKKEEIKLDEKLGSNLNLAKRRGLVIVKKKKEESKEIQINKEEKLSTQTTQGLSLSMIFSNSDENLKRKKKEKKNHPVASKKESTTKMDLLGDKDFADISLEDDDMVVLPDFSVKENKPAQPANKKQPNILKQSLNNSINPFGEGGIQRRSRKKPPKKVEKKESEAITSVSIPKEIRVYEFAEKLGKNTGEVISKLFMLGMMTTKNDFLDEDAIEILAAEFGVEINIIDEADEFDYVKDYDENQTEENLSQRAPVITIMGHVDHGKTSLLDYIRKSRIASGEAGGITQHVGAYMVEKNGRKITFIDTPGHEAFTAMRARGASITDIVIIVVAADDGVKPQTKEAINHAKAANVPIIIAINKMDKENANPDMVKTQLAEMEIMPVEWGGSHEFVPVSAKKGDGVEDLLEIVLLQADILELKANPKAHAKASIIESSVQKGRGPVATIIVQNGTLRVGNTVVAGEAYGKVRAMSDDQGKALKEIGPGECGVIIGLSEVADAGETLIAVESDKQAREYANKRHEYNRQKELSKSTKVSIDELGAKIKEGNLKALPVILKADVQGSLEAIKASLEKLKNDEIKVNIIHSGVGGITQSDIELASASENSIVLGFNIRPTGEIKERAKDKGVEIKTYNVIYNLLDDVKALLGGMMSPIISEEQLGQAEIRQVINVPKLGQIAGCMVTEGTINRGAKIRLIRDGVVVFEGNVSSLKRFKDDVREVAKGYECGVGIEGCNDMRVGDYIESYKEVEEQVSL
- a CDS encoding M23 family metallopeptidase, encoding MVFARKRSNKKWIFVVFLILLAFVVFVLNTKLFEKNPPLIQTKSDVIYSNLTDPISIEISDESVLKDVKVTLFKANELNGEMLVNEHVKGNQKSIHFDLKLPKPAYKEKVDSYKLVIEASDSSFWNFFLGNQALKEVKVIIDTKNPFVEILDNSYQIEQGGVGSVVFKANDENLQEVYITTDKDKIFKATPYVKEGYYAALIPWEATDEHFRAYVVAVDKAGNVNKQRIRYYFTNKKYRVSNIKVSDRFLDGKIEFLAQKYAPKDRELSRLEKFKFVNEDLRASNEVIIHDITSKVPDTMINNFKVNLFKPLKNGQKVADYADHRFYSYNNQAFSSSYHMGLDLASIKEAPIISNNDGEVVFVQENGIYGLNVIIYHGFGIYTLYGHCTNSDMNVGDRVKAGDVIGTTGTTGLALGDHVHFGVLVQGVEVRPEQWQDAKWIKENIYNILESSKKRILSE
- the lpxC gene encoding UDP-3-O-acyl-N-acetylglucosamine deacetylase; translation: MNQTTIAKEVKGIGIGLHKGEPISIKLEPLEAGSGIVFYRSDLGISYEAKPENVIDTQMATVIGDHRGYVSTIEHLMSAINAYGIDNVRIVLDANEAPVMDGSSIGFCMMLEEAGIKELDVAKKILVIKKSVEVKEGNKFVRLSPTDMPIINYTIEFDNPIIGKQNYCFEFSKQNYIEQIARARTFGFLKDVQALRAMNLGLGGSLENAVVIDDNRILNPEGLRFKDEFVRHKILDAIGDLTLLGCRVFGDYTSYAGSHKLNHLLTKELLKDPSAYEVVSLEKSTYKVYEKVFA
- the rbfA gene encoding 30S ribosome-binding factor RbfA, which produces MNPAEIKKLRTESILKELIPEALANLDNEALKNLCVVDVECKKGRYDAFVYLDKMFFNTQEQEKILNQLKKAARALQNYCMSEQGWYRCPNFHFKFDDRLEYQNHMDALFEKIKKEQNES
- a CDS encoding glycoprotease, which codes for MLGIYENDVLIKTIESDLKVSEVLPKILQDLLLQYELEKLIYAHGPGSYMGIKISYVSFKTLAIVKNIPLKAISAFELNNNTPIAANKHLCFVKKDDDEIVLEKTQAGSFFMPQSLKGLNFSQENTPFYVLDAIN
- the rimP gene encoding ribosome maturation factor RimP — protein: MNLEALCKEAGLSFYDDELVSENGKKIYRVYVQKEGGVNLDDCARLSEILSPIFDVEPPVSGEYFLEVSSCGLERKLSKIEHFVKSINELVKITTSEKEKIEAKIISIDDENITLENLKTQEKTTLKFSDIRKARTFVQW
- a CDS encoding prephenate dehydrogenase; this encodes MKVGIIGLGLIGGSLGLSLRENKLIDLVCGYDINKEFEQIALERKLIDKIVTFEELKKCDVIFLAIPVRAIVKILKEFQGISKDCTIIELGSTKEEIIKNLPSYLQSQFIAAHPMAGTENSGPNAAIKDLYKNAVCVLCDVQNADHIHQKRAIEIFSDLGMKLVFMDSISHDHHASIISHLPHVISFSLANFVMKEENKKNIAHLGGPSFKDMCRIAKSNPQMWSGIFEQNKQNLLNSIDLFQKELQECKKMIEKCDVNELETWIKSANKLREIL